GGATTGTCCAAGTCTCGTAGTGAACTTACAGGCCGTATACTATCTCATATGATAATGACTCCAAACCAAAGTTCACCGTATTGACGATGCGCACAACTTtcgtgttgatcacttttccatccgaggtcatctggattacctttcaagcacatcttcagtttcactcggatccgagctcatccactcggatattagagtttttcgtccgactggaccttttcactcggatgttagagtctttcactcggatgactataatttCACTCGGAAGATAATCTTTCACTTGGATGACTATATTTCGCTCGGAAGGCAATATCTTACTCGAACGTCAAGTTTTCATTCCGACGGTAATCTTTTCACTTTGCATAACTTCACTCGGATGATAATTTCACTCGgattactatattttcactcggaagccaatcatttactcgatcgataagttttcactcgaccttttactcgatcggtaggttttcactcggatggcaaacttttcactcggattttccGACTGAAAACACATCCTGATCTTGATTTGACTCtccaggttgcatacgacctcTGATTGAGACAAATTTTGTATGAAAAACAaccggctcgacgagacgaaactttttcgtgttgaaggtttttcaattcaaggccgtcttgatgACCGAATTACTCGTGCAATCTATTAGACAAGTGtgtggcacctcgcgccatattttcgttaaggttcggtctgcagtgtattgcctctaacttttgcatatgaactcggattgagatgatttatatattaaaatcgattgcctcgacgagacgaagacaattccttaagagcgatccttcatccgaggtcatcttgaagatgtgattggccaaaaaccactcggaacattgaattatgccactcggagtatagtttcggtccgtaagataaggtcgaatgaatataaccgaaacatcaaagttgtttcactcggcgacgtgaatcttttcatgccgaaaacccgttcactcgaaaccatcttcattgcaatctgtatcttgccaaaatcaggtgtcaacaccctTTTCTTACGAGATGGAGTCGATCGATCGAGGGATCCGTGGGGGTGAATACTGAAAGTGATGCTCAACAAGTTAGTATATTATGAGAATTGGCGGATTATGATAGAATGGTAATAGCCGGCATTTTGCAGGAGATTCAGGAGCTCGATGCAAATTTTCAGAGCTTCCAAACAAGATTTATTAGTAGGGATGTGAACAAATGGCTCACATGTGTGTTAAACATGCAAGTGAATCTGGGAAGAGGTGTTGAAATATGGGCCCATGTAGGTGTGATGACAGGGGTGATGGGAAGTTTAGTCACACCCCGCTAGTGAAGaacgagttggacctctttataagggattcTCTTTCACATCCTATcgaagcttgagaagagaagaggccctcgcgcactcctccttcgttgccgcctcgccacgccacgggtTTGAGTCGAGCTaagctcacacctatgcgcttatttttgccggtcagaaacggagagtctttgacaggcgGACCACGATCTGAGATGTCAGATCATGGGATGTTACCGACTTGGGCGTGGGTTCGGCTCACGTCTCTCCACCCGAATGCACATATATATATGTGAGGTGTtggccaaccctagccgccatgaACAAATCGCATCTGCTCCATGCACACCACCCCTGTCGTTCCTTTTGTCGTTGCTGCCATCGCCAACTTCATCCCGTTCACCGCATACATGGTCGAGGGGAGAGCAGGCCTTCAAAACCCACCTCTtcagatcctgtacgggagaggggcgattaggtttttggagagcgactacgcgactgctcgtcTCCgatcgactacttcctctatgttgcgtcgtcttcgtcatcaccatgtccagcgacacctagggatgaaaatggagtggaaactttccgtttttccggagatatGAAAACGGAAATGGAAATTTGCAAAATGGAAGTGGAAATGGAATTTTTTACGCGGAAACGGAAACAAAAACGCAGCAGTGTTTTCCGGTGGAACTTGCATGGAAACGGAACTTTCCGtttccgtgaatatggaatttctGTTTTTACAATAGACCTATAGCTACGACCACTAAAGAGAACACAATGACACAATTAGTAGAATGGATCTAAGACCCAACTGCTACTACAACACATGTACGCAGCTTGATCATATACGCAATTGTCTGGTATTACTACAACACTATGCTAAGTTGCTATTATTTTGTAGTGGTGTGAACAACTCATTAaatttgtttttttgtgtgtgtatttctctatgattcaaggggttTCTGAAGTTCCGATCGATGCCTATTTTTGTTTCCATATCTGCTTTGTATTTGCTCCGTGTCCGTTTTCGGTAGTATCTGTTTCCGTATTCATTTCtggggtttctgtattcgttttTGCTTCTGCAAAAAAATGTGAAAACATTTATGATAGCACTCAGTTTCGTCCGTTTccgctccgttttcatccctagCGACACCGAACGTGTCGCTGCCGAGAAGGCCGCCGCTGACCAGAAGGCGGTCGAGGAGGCCACCGCCGGCGCTGCTGCTACGGCCAACTGGACGGTATAACATGTTTATCCCGCTCTTGTTTTTTTTGTCTTAGCCATACTAGCTATTTGTATAGATATTTCTACTATATGTGTAGTACGTGCTTATTTAGATCGCAATCAGTATATCATTAATTTTGTCAATGCCATGTTCATGATTATTTTCTGAATTAAAATAATtgaaaaattgcctatttactcagcaCGAGGTGTCTTTGGGTAAACTGTATTCCATCTTTTCTTGCTGATGTTCTGCGGCATGATTGTAATTCTGGCTAAGCATCAATTAATAAGCCCGTTGATTCGAAAAAAAGGAGTGAGGTTCGGCATCAGCTAATATATCGGACCAGGCTATGATCTGATTTGTGTTTTTGTAGGTTGAAGCCCTGATCATATTGATCCCCGGTTATCAATTCATCATCATCTGAATTCTCGACAACCTTTCTGCCAGGACACCAAATTGACGCAGTTACCGCTAACTGCATGCCGACCGATGCCACATGCTCAATCCAGTAATAAGCAAACAAATACATGAACTGGACGGAACATGCATTCGGAATATAAGCACATTTGAAGCTATCACGGATGCATATGCATACGATCGAGTCCAAATGAAAAGAGGCAATCAACCCTGACGCGCCAGCTCGGAAGCACATGCACGGCCCCATCTCATCTCACACCGCTTTCCCATTGGAGGCGAGCAATCAGATTCACAATCTCCCTCTATAAATACCACTCGCCATGCACACACCCACTCACACACAGAGCAAGCGCACATCACAAGCACAAGCAGCTCGATCGCACTAGCTTTGCTGCACGACCTGCTAGCTCCGTCGCAAATGGCCATGGCACCCAGAGCGCTGCTCCTCCTGGCCGTCGGGCTCATGGTCGTGGCCTCGGCGAGCGCCCACGGCGGCTACGGGTCGTGCCCCAAGGACGGGCTGAAGGCGAAGGCGTGCGTGAGCGTGCTGGGCCTGCTCAGGGTCAATGTCAACCAGCCGCGCGACGAGCACTGCTGCTCGCTCCTCGACGGGCTCGTCGGTCTGGACGCGGCGCTCTGCCTCTGCACGAATCTCCATGTCAACTTGCTCGACCAcaacctcgacctccccgtcgaccTACGCCTCATTCTCAACAACTGCGGCAAGGTCTGCCCCACCGATTTTCAGTGCCCACACCACTAGATCGAGTATCTTGATGTTGTCATGCCTGGATTTTTGAGCCTTGTTTGTTTATTTGTTGGTACAATGTTGTATTCTTTTGTTTCCCATGATTATTTTGGTTGAATGTTCATCGAATAAAATCAAAAGGTTATTCGTTTCGTGAAGTCGGGCTTTTGGCACTTTGATATCGCCATTGTTAATTACCTGACCAATACTCATGCGCGCGTCAACTAAATGAACGGCCCAACCTGAAAAGTGAAACGGAATTACTGTACACACAACAGTTGCTGGCCGAACTCTGGATGATTGAAGAATCGAATGGTGCTGTTCACCTTTGCTCTACGCATCGATGgcttgatgtgctgcatcatctgAAGATCATTCAGAACCCGTCGGCTGTGTAGCAGTGCTCAAAGTTAAAACATTATGGACCAGCAAAAGGATATTATATTCGTATCTGGATAATACTCTAATGTTTCTAAGCAACATGAGATCTTCGACTGTTCTACAAGGGTATACGGTGGGATATATAAATGCATAAAAGCTTGGCCCTTGCGGACTTTTCTTgggaaaaagaagatatgttaatgCGGAGGAAATTGCACAAATCATCAACTgttgaggtaaaccttgcataaaACATCGTACCATGCAGGTTTGTTGCAAAAAACACACCATCTATTAGTATAATCTGTTGCAGCTAGCTCTAATCCACTGTTTAATTCCGTTGACATGATTCGGTGGGTGAGTCCCGCTTGTAAGTGTACGTGTGGCAAAAAACGGCCACACCGGTC
The sequence above is a segment of the Triticum dicoccoides isolate Atlit2015 ecotype Zavitan chromosome 1A, WEW_v2.0, whole genome shotgun sequence genome. Coding sequences within it:
- the LOC119293494 gene encoding cortical cell-delineating protein-like, which codes for MAMAPRALLLLAVGLMVVASASAHGGYGSCPKDGLKAKACVSVLGLLRVNVNQPRDEHCCSLLDGLVGLDAALCLCTNLHVNLLDHNLDLPVDLRLILNNCGKVCPTDFQCPHH